Within bacterium, the genomic segment TTCGCATTTTTCGTAGGGGCGGCCCTGCGTGGCCGCCCGCCGTAGGGATACGACCTGTCGTGTTAATCCCCCCCCAATCTATGATTTGGGGGGGTAGGGGGGGTGACTTCTTGACCTGCCCATTGTCGGGACAAATGCCATCGCCGGTTGATAGCGATACCGCTTGCTGTGCCCCGTTGATGCAAACGGCAGCTGGCGCGGTGTCGGTTGCTTGCAACCGACCCTTGAAGCGCCGCCCGTAGTTTCTCACGGCAGTGTGTCTCTTCCTAACTTCTGTATCGCATTTCCCTCTTTCCTAACCTCAACCAACGACACTCGCCATGGCCGAGCACGTTTGCCCATATTGGGTTGGATATCTCTTGATCTCACCGCTGCGCCGCTGGCTGGAAAATCCTTATGCACTGCTTGCCCCCTTCGTCACCGAAGGCATGACGGTTGTCGAGCCGGGACCGGGCATGGGATTTTACACTCTGGATCTCGCGCGACTCGTCGGCCCGCAGGGTCGCGTGATTGCGATTGACGTTCAACCAAAAATGCTGAAGGCCGTTCAGCGGCGCGCGCGCAAAGCCGGATTGGACGGTCGTATCGAATTGCGCCAGCCGAGCGGTGAGCACATGGGCTTGGATCATCTCCAAGGACAGGCGGATTTTGTTCTCGCGGCTTTTGTTGTTCACGAGCTTCCTAACATGGCCCTCTTCTTTCAGGAAATGCATCGTGTGCTGAAGTCCGGTGGTTCTTGCCTGGTTGCCGAGCCGAAGAAACATGTGAAAATTGCCGACTGGGAAGAGACTCTGCGGTTGGCAACCGAGGCCGGATTCCAAATCAGTCGT encodes:
- a CDS encoding class I SAM-dependent methyltransferase encodes the protein MAEHVCPYWVGYLLISPLRRWLENPYALLAPFVTEGMTVVEPGPGMGFYTLDLARLVGPQGRVIAIDVQPKMLKAVQRRARKAGLDGRIELRQPSGEHMGLDHLQGQADFVLAAFVVHELPNMALFFQEMHRVLKSGGSCLVAEPKKHVKIADWEETLRLATEAGFQISRDANIRRAHSIVLIKP